CCAGCTACTCGACCGCATGGCCCGGATGCAGGCAGAGTTCGATAACGCACGCAAGCGTGACGCGAAGGAGCGGACGGAGTTCCGTGAGTTTGCTGTAGGAAGTTCGGTAGAGCAGATCCTTCCCGTCTTGGATAATTTCCAGCTGGCGATGAAGGCGCAGGGAAGCCCGGAGCAGTTCCGGGAGGGCGTGGAGTTGATTCTTCGTCAAATGGAAGAGGCAATGAAGCAGCTCGGCGTTCAGAAAGTCGAGACAATAGGAACGCAGTTCGACCCACGCTTCCATGAGGCGTTGGGGTCGATTGAGACGACGGAGCATCCCGATCATCAGGTGCTGGAAGAAGTACGCGCAGGATATCGCATTAAAGAACGGCTTCTGCGCCCGGCATTGGTTCGCATTGCGGTGAATCACGCGCAGACCGAAGCATAAGAAGGAATCCAGGAAGAGATGAGTTCAACGGCAAATATGAAGCTTGACTACTACGAAGTGCTTTCGGTTTCGCGCGACGCCTCCGACCAGGAGCTGAAGTCGTCGTACCGCAAGCTCGCGATGCAGTTCCATCCGGACCGGAATCCCGGCGACCATGCCGCGGAGGAGAAGTTCAGGCAGTGTAGCGAGGCTTACCAGGTGCTCAGCGACCCGGAAAAGCGCGCTGCCTACGATCGCTACGGCCATGCTGGACCGAGCAGCGGCTTCGGCGGCGGTGGAGGCTCGCCCTTTGGCGGACAGGATGTTGGCGACATCTTTGGGGACATCTTTGGCGAGATGTTCAACATGGGTGGCAACAGCGGCCGGCGTGCCTCACGGGCGCAGCGTGGACGCGATCTTCGTTACGACATGAAGCTCGAGTTTGCCGATTCCGTCTTTGGAAAAGAAGAGACGATCAAGATCCGCCGGCTGGAAACCTGCGACGACTGCAATGGAACCGGCGCTGCCCATGGCAAACAGCCGCAGACCTGCGCACAGTGCAAAGGACATGGGCAGGTGCGCTTCCAGCAGGGCTTCTTCTCCGTTGCGCGGCCTTGCCCCAAGTGCGGCGGCACAGGCACAACAATCACCGATCCCTGCCTGACCTGCAAAGGTGAGACACGGGTCATGCGTGAGCACGAGATCCTGGTGAAGGTTCCCGCAGGCGTCGAAGACGGTACACGCATCCGCTACGGTGGCGAAGGCGAAGCTGGAAAGTATGGCGGTCCTGCCGGCGATCTGTACGTCTCGCTGAGCGTGGAGGCGCATGCCTTCTTCGAGCGCGAGGGCGATGACTTGCACTGCGTGATCCCCATGTCATTCCCACAGGCGGCTCTCGGTCTGGAGATCGAAGTACCCACGATGGACGGTGTGACGTCGATCAACATTCCGGAAGGAACGCAGAGCGGCAAGCGGTTCAAGCTGCGTGGCCGTGGCGTGCCTCATCTGAATGAGCACGGCAAGGGCGACCTTGTTGTGGAGATTCGGGTGCAGACGCCGCAGAAACTCAACAAGCAGCAACGGGATCTTCTTAAGCAGCTTGGAGAGACCATGGAAGTACAGAACACGCCGCATACGCGGACGTTCCTGGACAAGATGAAGGACATCTTCAGCTAGAGGTCTTCAGCACACCAGCGCGGCGCTTTGGCGTCGCGCTTTTTTGTTTACAGGATCGAACTGGTGATTGCCAATGCAGCAATGCAGGCTGTCTCCGCACGCAGAATGCGCGGCCCGAGTGTAGCGTGTGTCCATTGCTGCGTTGAGAAGAGCGCCATTTCCTCCGGCGTCCATCCACCTTCAGGGCCGACGGCCAGTGCGATGTCGCCTGCATGACCTTTCAGCGCGGCGGCCAGTGTGTTCTCCTGCTCTGTCTCCGCAAGCAGGATGCGTGTGCCCGCTGTGCAGGTCTTGAGAGTAGAGGCGAGCGTAGCTGGATCGTCCACGACTGGGATCTCTGTGCGGCGTGACTGCTTCGAGGATTCAAGCACGATGCGTCTCCAGCGTTCGACACGCTTGGTAGATGCCTGTGCGAGATGCTTCTCGGTTCTCCGGGCGAGTACAGGTGTGATGCGTGCCACGCCCAGTTCGGTCGCCTTCTCGATCGCCCATTCCAGATGATCGAACTTGTAGACGGCGAGGTAGAGATGAACGGGAAGAGCGGCATCCGACTCCATCTCCTCATGCAGGGTGAAGATGACCGCGTCCTCGCCGACGTTAACGACTTCGGCGCGATGAAGAAATCCTCCTGCGACGACGTCAAAAATCTGTCCCGGCTCTGCTCGGAGGACACGTGCAAGGTGTGATGCCTGATCGCCGGTGAGCGAAGCGGAGGTCCGTTCTTCGTTCCATGTGTCTGCGATCCATCGTCGGCGTGTCATCGTTTTGCGTCCTCGTTATGGTGGTCTTGCTTCGGTGTTGCCCGTGGACGAGTGTATCGCGTCTCATGTGCCGAGAGAGAAATCGCCTGTGTTCATGCACCTTTGCGGTGCTGCGCAAAGGTCGGCACAAAACACTGCGGGGAGCGCATGACGCGCTCCCCGCAGTGTTTTGCTATTGTTGCTTTGCCTTTTGCATCCGCGGTC
This genomic stretch from Terriglobus saanensis SP1PR4 harbors:
- a CDS encoding RsmE family RNA methyltransferase codes for the protein MTRRRWIADTWNEERTSASLTGDQASHLARVLRAEPGQIFDVVAGGFLHRAEVVNVGEDAVIFTLHEEMESDAALPVHLYLAVYKFDHLEWAIEKATELGVARITPVLARRTEKHLAQASTKRVERWRRIVLESSKQSRRTEIPVVDDPATLASTLKTCTAGTRILLAETEQENTLAAALKGHAGDIALAVGPEGGWTPEEMALFSTQQWTHATLGPRILRAETACIAALAITSSIL
- the dnaJ gene encoding molecular chaperone DnaJ → MSSTANMKLDYYEVLSVSRDASDQELKSSYRKLAMQFHPDRNPGDHAAEEKFRQCSEAYQVLSDPEKRAAYDRYGHAGPSSGFGGGGGSPFGGQDVGDIFGDIFGEMFNMGGNSGRRASRAQRGRDLRYDMKLEFADSVFGKEETIKIRRLETCDDCNGTGAAHGKQPQTCAQCKGHGQVRFQQGFFSVARPCPKCGGTGTTITDPCLTCKGETRVMREHEILVKVPAGVEDGTRIRYGGEGEAGKYGGPAGDLYVSLSVEAHAFFEREGDDLHCVIPMSFPQAALGLEIEVPTMDGVTSINIPEGTQSGKRFKLRGRGVPHLNEHGKGDLVVEIRVQTPQKLNKQQRDLLKQLGETMEVQNTPHTRTFLDKMKDIFS
- a CDS encoding nucleotide exchange factor GrpE, coding for MREMEGDPMTEAEILQAAEQVEGVPVTEAEVGTVTLAEFEQVKQERDQLLDRMARMQAEFDNARKRDAKERTEFREFAVGSSVEQILPVLDNFQLAMKAQGSPEQFREGVELILRQMEEAMKQLGVQKVETIGTQFDPRFHEALGSIETTEHPDHQVLEEVRAGYRIKERLLRPALVRIAVNHAQTEA